The Haliotis asinina isolate JCU_RB_2024 chromosome 2, JCU_Hal_asi_v2, whole genome shotgun sequence genomic interval tcacactgtGCCAATTCAAGCTATTTGAAGATGGTtcataaataattgagtctggaccagacgatccagtaatcaacagcatgagcgttgatctacgcaattggcaCACAATGATTTGTggcaacaaagtcagcaagcttgaccacatAATTCCAATAGTCATCTTTCataacaagcataggttactgaagaccaattctagcccagGTCCCAAATAGTCAAGAGCCATATTGAATTCCCAGAATCTACCTATAGAGGCTACAGGGTCCTGACTGGATGATAACAAGCATGGTGCTCTTTTATACTAACCTGCCAATAAATTACCCCATAGAACCACTGTAGATTGGTGTGTGTCTACACTTACCATTTCCTTGGTATTGACCAGGTTGTTGACATACAGCAAGTTGGTCCACCATGAGTTCCGGCATTGATTGATCTCGATACCCTGCTGAGGCCACAGTGGGCCGTTACTGATGTAGGGGAACAGTGGGAcgtacaccatcatcaccaacatGTATGGAGGCGTCAGtctaaaatacatacacacagagggacgtacaccatcatcaccaacatGTATGGAGGTGTCGGtctaaaatacatacacacagtgggacatacaccatcatcaccaacatGTATGGAGGCGTCAGtctaaaatacatacacacagtgggacatacaccatcatcaccaacatGTATGGAGGCGTCAGtctaaaatacatacacacagtgggacgtacaccatcatcaccaacatGTATGGAGGCGTCAGtctaaaatacatacacacagagggacgtacaccatcatcaccaacatGTATGGAGGCGTCAGtctaaaatacatacacacagtgggacatacaccatcatcaccaacatGTATGGAGGCGTCAGtctaaaatacatacacacagagggacgtacaccatcatcaccaacatGTATGGAGGTGTCAGtctaaaatacatacacacagtgggacatacaccatcatcaccaacatGTATGGAGGCGTCAGtctaaaatacatacacacacagggacatacaccatcatcaccaacatGTATGGAGGCGTCAGtctaaaatacatacacacagtgggacatacaccatcatcaccaacatGTATGGAGGCGTCAGtctaaaatacatacacacagtggGACGTACACCATCATTACCAACATGTATGGAGGCGTCAGtctaaaatacatacacacagtggGACGTACACCATCATTACCAACAtgtaaaatacatacacatgtacacagttACTTTGGTTTCCATCAAATTAAATGCCACATGTCTTGTGTATGAACGGGGATTATACTGACAGTGAATATAAAAAGCACATCACTTCCAATGACACATAGGTCATGTCAGTGATGAAGGTCAATATTTCTAGGTGGTCAGTCATCAAGACATTTCCTTTCATAACAATCACTGTAGTTGGCGTTAGTCAGAATTGCTGAACGGCGCCTCCCAAAACTACCTCCCACAAGCACCACTTATAACCATTTGTGTAGAACATGATTATCGCTCCTTACGAGATCTCACAACCACTTGTAAGCTCTCAAAAATACCTAGTGATGTAATAATGCATCAAACTATCAATGGATTGCAGTTGTTAAATCTGGGCTAGCAACTGATTGTTGGTGGAAACGGAAAACTATCAATGCATCGCTATTGTGAGTGACTAttgatagtttagtaattgatTTCTGTTGATGAATGTGCAGCGCAAATTTTCAAGAAGTACCACTTGGATTTAGAGTTATCCATCTCTGTTCACTCTCAAACAAACTTGATCTGGCTTTCAAGATTCTTGTCAGTTATCAGAAGAAATTGAAATGACTTCAGCTCGTTATTTCGTataaaattacatttatttGGCAAATCAGTGCAGATGAGGCAGAGGAGAAAAAAGACTATAGCAACAGTATTGCAATTGTTGGTTACAACAGACTAttgctattgcaatagtatgttgcaataatCGTTTTTGTACCGCAAATAGTTATCTCTCACCATCAATTCATACAAATGCCTCTCACGATCAAGTGTAAgctaacaaccatcactcacctCCAGAACCTGTGGAAGTAGAACATGAACCAGTTGACCCTGCCACCAGACCGCCTCATCTCTTTCAGTACCAGGAATGTCACTAGCAGCCCACTGGAACATACATGATAAGGTAACCCTTGGGTTAACAGACCACAAGCTACCTTTCACAGACTAGCAGTCCACTGGAAATTACATGACAAGGTAACCCTCGGTTTAACAGACCAAAAGCtacctgtcacagacaatacATGAATGTCACTAGCAGCCCCCTGGAACATAATTGACAAGGTAACCCTCGGGTTAACAGACCACAAGATACCAGGCACAGACAATACATGAACAGTGTGGTGACCAGGCAAACCTCCGGTTAACAAACCACAAGCtacctgtcacagacaatgCATGAACAgagtggtgatgttgtttttgtgaggagtatattCAGCACAGACCTCAGAGTGAAGAAGGAGTCGACAGACACTGTAGCATTGACAATGGCCTGGAAAGTGAAGCGCTTGACGACATCAGGGAAGTAGCTGATGAAATTGTCTGTAAAAGATGTCAAACACTCACACAATGATGATACTTGTGTACACTGTAAGCACCACAGACTCATACTGGCACTATGAAATGATATCAATACTGTGGTATGTTAACTTGCAATATGGAATGATATCAACACTGTGGTATAATATTGGCACAATGGAATGACATCAACACTATGGTATAATACTGGCACTATGGAATGATATCAACACTGTGTATAATACTGGCACTATGGAATGATATCAACACTGTGGTATAATACTGGCACTACAGAATGATATCAACACTGTGAAATGATACTGGCACTATATAATGATATCAACACTGTGAAATGATATTGGCACAATGGAATGACATCAACACTGTGCTATGATACTGGCACAATGGATTGATGTCGAACACTGGCATGATATTGGCACTATGGAATGATATCAAACACTGTGGTATGATACTGACACTGTAGAATGATATCAACACCCAGACTCACCTACACTCGACAAACCAAAGACATAGGTGTGCCCCAGAATTACCCATGTCATAGACAGGAATCGGATACCGTTGATGGCGGTGAGACTTCCAGCTGACTGTTTGGTGCTCAGCATCTTGGAAGCGTTGGTGTACACAGAGAACGACAACAGAATCTTGCCACAAAGACCTACAAGGACATGTGAGCATACGTGTATACATAACAAGGACACACTGTATATACCAAACCAAGAGTGAATTTTATTACCGTTCAGATATATAAAGACTTCTGATCAGCTCAAAATTATAATGGAGGTTGCAAAAAGGCCACAGTGTACATACTAACAAGGTCTGAGTGCATATATTCTAACAATAACTCCTGAACACGTCAATAAGAATTTAACTTGTTAAAGAGTGACATCTACTAATACATACTTGGTTGAGGCTGGCTAAACTCGACTTTTCCTTTCTCGCCAATCAGTGGAGTTGTCTCCTCTTGTTTATGCTTGATGTTCAGTGATGAGTAAGTGTCAGTTCCATTCAACAAACCATTTGCCTCAGCAGCCAGCATGTACCAGCGTGGAAGCTGGATAACGACGATGTCATAGATGGTGCCAAACACCATTAGCGCAACAAACACCATTGCCACCACACTAGAAACAGAACAATGGAACAAATATTACACAAACAAGGAGCAATATGTTTCTCTGGACCAGAAGTCCTTCATGCCGAAGTAATTCATCAGTTTAGAAAAGACAGATCACTTTGCCCTCTTCCTTCCAAATTGATAGGTTAGTTGGTTAGTCTATTAATGAAAGTATACCAAACATCATATTAAAGAGTAGGTTCGATTAAACAcaagtgtacaatgtgtgaaacctatttctggtatcccccagcattatattgctgtaatattttcaaaggtggcataaaaatatactcactcatgCTACAAACTGACATATGCAGAAGCACTGCCAAGACAATCATGCTAGTGTGTATTGGTAACATAAGTACAGGTCCTTCTGTTAATAACAACAGAGAAGGGAAGCCCTGTGACTGCTAGTTCTGTATGTTCCACAACAGAAACAATATAGCTGAATCAGCCAAACCAGGTGCAGCAATGGTAGCATGCACATGCAACTCACCCTCTGATTGAATTCACTGGGTCACAAAGATTGTTTCAAACAAGTCAACCCTGGAGGTGAAAGACATAAGAATATACTCGAAAATATTGTGCTATTTATAATTGAGATGTGTTCTTGCTGACAGtataaaacaacacaacaaGCATTGCATGCTCTTGTGTTGTCATTTTGAAACACCAAACGGTGTCCATGTTGGTACACAAATGGCACCTCATGAGCCTCAAgcatgttgtcatggtaacactGCCAAATGACAAACAAGTGTTCTGCCAGTCACAGTAATACAACCCCACACATACCCACCCTCAAATAATCATGTAATTAACAACAGGTCATCCTGGTACATGTTCATCTCAAGACCTTTACATCATGCCTCGGGATAGAAAGATTCAGGTAAGTTATTGGTGTACTCAGATCAACTCACAAGACAGCGATGGCTTTAGTGTCCCACTCCAGGTTCTCCTCCTGGCACACAGAGCGCCTGACCCTGAACTGTGTGGTGATGTTCAGCTGCTCAAGAACCAGATCCAACACTGCAGGAAGACAAACATATCAAGCACCGGATCCAATAATGCAGGGAGACCaacataacaaaacatactCCAATACTGCAGTAAGACAAACATGACAAGCACCTGCTCCAAAACTGCAGTGagacaaacataacaaacactgtTGGGAGACAAACATAACAAGCACCTGCTCTAACACTGCAATGAGAAAAACATAACAAGTGTCTGCTCAAAGACTACAGCAAGACAAACATTAAAAGCACCTGTTCCAATAATACAGTGAGATAACACAACAAGCACCTGCATGGTCCAACACTTTGGGAGACAAACACAACAAAGACCTGCTCTAACACTGCAGTGAGACAAACATATTAAACTCCTGCCCGAAAACTACAGAGAGATCACACAAAAAGTACCTGCTCTAACACTTTGGGGGACAAACATAACAAGCATCTGCTCCAACACTAAAGTGAGATAACATAACAGGCACCTGATCTAACACTGCAGTGAGACAAACATAACAAGCAGCCGCCTGGAGAAAAAACACAAGAAGCACCTGTTGTAATAGTACACTGAGTGAGACATAACAAGCACCTGATCAACACTCCTGGAAGAGAAATATAACAAGCACCCACTTGAACACTAGAAAGAGACTCTCCAATTCATCGGTAGGGTTGCAATTCAAAGCCTACCAATATCTAACTAAATCACTGGTTATAGGTGaatgataacaaaacaatgtgtGACTCTCAGTTATCCTGTGGCAATTAAAATTAACACCTAACCATTCAAACAGCCTTGCTAAATGTAGATATACTTACTGTCATTGAGAATCAGTGTTACATCTTCACCACTACAGGAGTCAGGGAAGCAAAGTCCAATGTTGATGTCAGTGAATGATGGCATATTTGGAGTTGGATCCTGTTAAATAACACCGTGATGAGATTGGTCACTTGCCACTGAAGCTAATGTACATTATGGCAATATTCGAGTTAAAGTTGGTAGTCTATTAACAATCACTtcaggactagacaatcaagcaACCTGTATCATGAGTATCAGTCTACACTATTGGGGTacaacgacatgtgtcaaccaagtaagcaagcAGTTTGAATCACATAAATACTAGGATACCATGCATTACAAAATTATGGTAGCAAAATGGTAGTGGCATTAATTCCATCTTGTCTAATGTATGATTTTATTCTTTTAATTCCGGTTATATCACGGCAGACAACCCTATAACTGACATCCACGGAAATAAGATACAAGGAcatctgtcaacaaagtcagcaagcctgaccacctgatctcgttaattgcctcttataacaagcatgggttgctgaaggccaattgcCACCAGGATCTTCTGGGTTTAGGACAACGTACTGAGGCAGATGTAAAATACACACTTCACACAAGGTTTATGTCCTGACAAACTGGCTTATCTGTTGTATATGTTACTTctctaaacattttttttatttttattggcTCCCAAGATGaaaatattacagatatataaaACCATATACATACGGCCTAAACTAATACAGCTACATGATGTACAGGTGAGATATTATTGTATTATAATTTCTATAAATGTACAGATAATGTCAGGTACAAATCTATACAGTTTGAGTCATCTAAGTAATGGGCAGAGAAGGCTCCATCTAAGAAGGAAattatctattttatttttatgtttgatgaTATATGATTTTCCACAGAGAATATTTCTTTAAGAGTTTTAAGGTATAAAGTTAGATTTTTAATACTGCAAATGTGAACATGTCTCTAACCTTGATCAAATATTAACAACAGGAAGTGTGTGCTGCAGCAGTGTATCAAAGGTGTCGACAAGTGTTCTGAATTAAGTTTGAAAGTGCATCTGTTCAcaacttcactgctcaacagagcataataaattcaaataaaatatccatgtatgaatatatcatatatgtgtACACTATactgtattgcatattgttttcTGTTCTTTCAATGAGAATTGACAATTGTGAAGGATGACTGAGTTGACTAGCATCAATCAATTGCCCATGAATATTGGAGGAATAATTTTGAACAAAGATGCAAAAACAGTCTGAAATAAATCATTGTATTTCACACTGTCGGTGACTTTTGACAATTTATTCTTACTGGGGCATTAGGTTGAAGAGGGATGCTGGCTTTGCAGTATTTCCCATTGAAGAGTGGTTCTGTGACATTCTTGATGGTCTCTGTGGCCTTGACCCCCACACACTCTTCATATGACCCCAGGAAGTTGAGGTTCAACTGAAGCAGTCTACTGCCTGGCTTCCCTGCTGCATCAATCACTAGGGAATAGAGAGAGCAtatgtgttaccatggttaccatcaCAAAACTCAGGGTAGAGAGAGCATTCATCTTACAATAGTTACTTAAGGAGAAGATAATGTTTCACAATCGTGGTAAAGAGAGCATGCATGTTAGCATAGTTACATAAGGAGAAGATATGTTTCACCAATGGTGGTAAAGAGAAAATGCATGTTACCATAGTTACATAAGGAGAAGATAATGTTTCACACCTGTGGTAAAGAGAGAATGCATGTTACTATAGTTACCTAAGGAGAAGATAATGTTTCATACCTGTGGTAAACAGAGCATGCATGTTACCAAAGTAACCTAGGAAGAAGATACTGTTTCACAGTTGTGGTAGAAAGGGAATACCCATTAATATGGTTTGTAATTGACTACCTTCCTAGAAGTAGGTAAGTTCAAAACATACATGTTACCACGGTTACACCATAAATGAAGACCAACACCTTACACCCAGGGTAGATACGGCATATGTTTTATCACTCTAACAAGTGATATTATCCAACACGGAAGGCACTTCATGTATATGTTACAATGGGAACCACCCTTGAAAAAGTAACACCTGAATATGGTGGAAGCAAAATACACATTACCATGGTAATTTTAGAGAGGGAGTAGAGGGAGCATTCACATTACCTTGGTTACCACTCAATAAGATAAATGTGTGCTAGGGTGGAATGTGAATACATGTTTCATGTCCATCCACTTCCAAAGTGGAAACATGTGACGTGACATACTGTAAATAAGTTTTCTTTTCAAAGATTGAAAATGTTTATCCTGTTAAAATCAAAGATATGAAATCTGAACATGTTCAGTTTGTTGTCTGTGTATTAAGTTCTAGCATTTCATGAAATAGACTATTCTTTTGTTCAACAAAAGAACCTGATCTCTGCAAGTCAATTTTTATTGGAAACATTTCTTCGGATCATAAAACCAACCATCATTACACCCGggtttcatgacatgacatgaggGATTTCTTGTGCAAAGTTCAGAGCTCAAAGATTGATTTAAGTATTTTCACGCCAAAAATAACACACATATAACACGCTACTAAGGTGTGACAAAACGACCCCAATACTGCTTCCGAGGAGACGCAAAAGATTACCAAGATCATACCTAAAGCACATCACCGAGTACCTATATGTGTCTGTTCTTCACTTATCAGTAATGACCAGGTGATCACTGATTCAAACCAGGCTCTCAACGCACACAACAGGATCTCTATACTTTACAATACTGTCATATTACCCACAGAGCCCCCAAAAATTATTGATTTGGGTACCCTGTATCTCCTACTTTTGCAAGTCAAAGTGACAAAAATCCTGCTACACATTTCTGTGGAGACCATACAGTAAATGAGTGACCTGCCACAGACAGCCTGGCCTTCACACAGCCCCATCTATCCTGAATTGCAGCAACCTGGAAACAGCAGCATGATACAGGGTAACATAGTTGTGTTTGTGATTTGGTGCTTTTGATCTTTTCatatcctacacttcaaaggcACCATAAATACTATCAGTCCTCAGGAAAGCTACCATTTAATTTATTCCTAAAGAATTTGCATTTTTTAGATTACAATATTAGaataaaaagttcaaatgttGCATTAAATCAAATCAGCTCTTATGTTCCCAAACACACGAACATTACTAGGCATGTGAACACCACAGAGTTATATACGTAATGTATGAATATCCTACACACAACTTGTGACTGAAACCAGTTTGGCAAACACAGACAGTACTACCAGTGAGAGTTTTAAATGAATGAAGCAATCGTTTACATTCCACAATAATGGCAAGTATTCTCTGTTTGGAAACTGTTC includes:
- the LOC137273374 gene encoding nose resistant to fluoxetine protein 6-like gives rise to the protein MKLTDMIVWLYVILCGCGVGGVSDYVSMLTRGLHPLPKPDLCSGVKESMETLRRADIIQVAGIIQDSNVLRPKGGLLTDPRAVGANGNISTKCVDQTAKVLEALMAGEQWALQMIDAAGKPGSRLLQLNLNFLGSYEECVGVKATETIKNVTEPLFNGKYCKASIPLQPNAPDPTPNMPSFTDINIGLCFPDSCSGEDVTLILNDMLDLVLEQLNITTQFRVRRSVCQEENLEWDTKAIAVFVVAMVFVALMVFGTIYDIVVIQLPRWYMLAAEANGLLNGTDTYSSLNIKHKQEETTPLIGEKGKVEFSQPQPSLCGKILLSFSVYTNASKMLSTKQSAGSLTAINGIRFLSMTWVILGHTYVFGLSSVDNFISYFPDVVKRFTFQAIVNATVSVDSFFTLSGLLVTFLVLKEMRRSGGRVNWFMFYFHRFWRLTPPYMLVMMVYVPLFPYISNGPLWPQQGIEINQCRNSWWTNLLYVNNLVNTKEMCMGWSWYLANDMQFYILSPLIFVPLFFSGILGTIAVLVFLLAVFITAGVLSRVHNMSPSMTGGFGAAQGGDDPMAYFFDYYITPYCRMGPYIVGMVTGYLLYKTDCKIKLNKWLVLLGWCVATASALAVLYGLYDVNNGHPVSVEVAAFYNAVHRSVWGACLCWVIFACATGYGGFVNTLLSWSAFVPLGRLTYCAYLVHPIVMYIFFSSQHTLVHLSDINVVIWFLGLLICSNMTAFVVSLAFESPMMGLEKALLKREKSS